One genomic segment of bacterium includes these proteins:
- a CDS encoding sigma-E factor regulatory protein RseB domain-containing protein: MGTRAGCVPLLVVVFLAAPGAAVRAQQGVDGLLPRATETAYRGRKVVIDFSHASPQVTSMTVLCQPGGRERREFHATHGLLVVDGQSSWQYLPDQGVVLKRRSRGEGGEQLRPELLRRALASYEVRVSASEPVAGRRSRALEFMPRQGGSRPRRRIWVDEETGLVLRTEVYGTDSRLSSLTVFEDLEYRPALDAAIFTMRVPAGARVVEAGDEPCLEPEEAARVAGLAVTLPAYLPEGFARQCIRARRRRDYGEVQVVFGDGLSLLSLFESTSFRSPGPAAGPAVPVGPWSGRWHALGLVSGISWRTPWANFALLGELSRDELLRVAGSVQEKAEPSAARRHP; this comes from the coding sequence ATGGGCACCCGCGCCGGCTGCGTCCCGTTGCTCGTGGTCGTGTTCCTGGCGGCTCCCGGCGCCGCGGTCCGGGCCCAGCAGGGGGTCGACGGACTTCTCCCGCGCGCGACGGAGACCGCCTACCGCGGCCGCAAGGTCGTCATCGACTTCTCGCACGCCTCGCCCCAGGTGACGAGCATGACCGTGCTCTGCCAGCCGGGGGGGCGCGAGCGCCGCGAGTTCCACGCGACGCACGGCCTGCTGGTCGTCGACGGTCAGTCCTCGTGGCAGTACCTGCCTGACCAGGGCGTCGTGCTCAAGCGCCGCTCCCGGGGCGAGGGCGGCGAGCAGCTGCGGCCCGAGCTGCTGCGGCGCGCGCTCGCCAGCTACGAAGTGCGCGTCTCGGCGTCCGAGCCGGTCGCCGGCCGCCGCAGCCGGGCGCTGGAGTTCATGCCGCGGCAGGGCGGCAGCCGCCCGCGGCGCCGGATCTGGGTCGACGAGGAGACGGGCCTCGTGCTGCGCACGGAAGTCTACGGCACCGACAGCCGACTCTCGTCGCTGACCGTGTTCGAGGACCTGGAGTACCGCCCCGCCCTCGACGCCGCCATCTTCACGATGCGGGTGCCGGCGGGGGCGCGCGTCGTCGAGGCGGGCGACGAGCCGTGCCTGGAGCCCGAGGAGGCCGCGCGCGTGGCGGGGCTGGCCGTGACGCTGCCGGCCTACCTCCCCGAGGGCTTCGCGCGCCAGTGCATCCGCGCGCGGCGTCGCCGCGACTACGGCGAGGTCCAGGTGGTCTTCGGCGACGGGCTGAGCCTGCTGTCGCTCTTCGAGAGCACGAGCTTCCGCAGCCCCGGTCCCGCGGCGGGCCCCGCCGTGCCGGTCGGCCCGTGGTCCGGGCGGTGGCACGCGCTCGGCCTGGTCAGCGGGATCTCGTGGCGGACGCCGTGGGCGAACTTCGCCCTGCTCGGCGAGCTCTCGCGCGACGAGCTGCTGCGGGTGGCCGGGTCCGTCCAGGAGAAGGCGGAACCTTCCGCCGCCCGCCGACATCCATAG
- a CDS encoding zinc metalloprotease HtpX: protein MGNTIKTTLLLALLTALLVALGRVFGGRGGMVLAFGMAIVMNVGSYWFSDRIVLAMYRARELGPGEHPELHRMVANIAQTGGLPMPRLFVVPQPGLNAFATGRGPEHAVVAVTEGLLAHLDGPELEGVLAHELAHVKNRDILVSAVAATLAGAIMLIADMARWASIFGGFGGRDSEERGNPLALLVAAIVAPLAALLVQMAISRSREYLADATGARLAGSPEGLARALAKLAAAGRIVPTEGPAAASHVLIVSPLSGGGLFSLFSTHPPIEERIKRLRALAPGA from the coding sequence ATGGGCAACACCATCAAGACCACGCTGCTGCTCGCGCTGCTCACGGCGCTGCTCGTCGCGCTCGGCCGCGTCTTCGGGGGCCGCGGCGGGATGGTCCTCGCCTTCGGCATGGCGATCGTGATGAACGTCGGCAGCTACTGGTTCTCGGACCGGATCGTCCTCGCGATGTACCGGGCCCGCGAGCTCGGGCCGGGCGAGCACCCGGAGCTGCACCGGATGGTCGCGAACATCGCCCAGACCGGCGGGCTGCCGATGCCGCGGCTGTTCGTCGTCCCGCAGCCGGGGCTCAACGCCTTTGCCACGGGCCGCGGCCCCGAGCACGCGGTCGTCGCCGTCACGGAGGGGCTGCTGGCGCACCTCGACGGCCCCGAGCTCGAGGGGGTGCTGGCCCACGAGCTGGCGCACGTGAAGAACCGCGACATCCTGGTCAGCGCGGTCGCCGCGACGCTCGCCGGGGCGATCATGCTCATCGCGGACATGGCGCGCTGGGCGAGCATCTTCGGCGGCTTCGGCGGCCGGGACAGCGAGGAGCGCGGCAACCCGCTCGCCCTGCTCGTGGCGGCCATCGTCGCACCGCTGGCGGCGCTGCTCGTGCAGATGGCGATCTCCCGCTCGCGGGAGTACCTGGCCGACGCGACGGGCGCGCGTCTGGCCGGCAGCCCCGAGGGCCTGGCGCGCGCCCTCGCGAAGCTGGCCGCGGCGGGCCGGATCGTCCCCACCGAGGGGCCGGCCGCGGCGAGCCACGTGCTCATCGTCAGCCCCCTCTCCGGCGGCGGGCTCTTCTCGCTCTTCTCGACCCACCCGCCGATCGAGGAGCGCATCAAGCGCCTGCGCGCGCTGGCGCCCGGCGCGTAG
- a CDS encoding DegQ family serine endoprotease, producing MQMTQQIRRRITLGAVAVASLAAGMVLASRLNLTPPTRAAAEREPGASALQAAAPAAGAAGASGFNFVKIAAEEKKFVVNINTTKTFKRRMPQMPRGPMGRSPFGGEDDFFEHFFGQIPDQDLKQQSLGSGFIVDKEGYILTNNHVVDDADDIRVTLLDGRSYDAEIKGRDAKTDIALIRIKADGDLPAATLGDSDALQIAEPVMAIGNPFGLSHTVTVGVVSAKDRTIGAGPYDAFIQTDASINPGNSGGPLFNARGEVVGINSAIIASGQGIGFAIPINIARNIMAQLREKGSVTRGWLGVQVQALTPELRESLKLGADGGALVAGVIKGDPADKAGLKAGDVIVEFDGRTVRSDRDLVAIVGNTAVGKTVSVKALRDGASKSLEIRIAKRSDEKDESAGTEDEGSGEKESGKARLGVRVQDVTKDLAEKLGLEDARGALISEVAPGGPADRAGIERGNVIVEVNREPVEDAAQFAKLVRAAEPGKSLLLLVRSGAGTRFVAVRPEAAK from the coding sequence ATGCAGATGACGCAGCAGATCAGGCGCAGGATCACCCTCGGTGCCGTGGCGGTGGCCTCGCTGGCCGCCGGCATGGTGCTGGCCTCCCGGCTGAACCTCACCCCGCCGACGCGCGCGGCTGCCGAGCGCGAGCCGGGTGCCAGCGCGCTCCAGGCGGCTGCCCCCGCCGCCGGGGCCGCGGGCGCGTCCGGGTTCAACTTCGTGAAGATCGCCGCGGAGGAGAAGAAGTTCGTCGTGAACATCAACACGACGAAGACCTTCAAGCGCCGCATGCCGCAGATGCCGCGCGGCCCCATGGGCCGGTCCCCCTTCGGCGGCGAGGACGACTTCTTCGAGCACTTCTTCGGCCAGATCCCGGACCAGGACCTCAAGCAGCAGAGCCTCGGCTCGGGCTTCATCGTCGACAAGGAGGGCTACATCCTCACGAACAACCACGTCGTCGACGACGCGGACGACATCCGGGTGACCCTGCTCGACGGGCGCAGCTACGACGCGGAGATCAAGGGACGCGACGCGAAGACCGACATCGCCCTGATCCGGATCAAGGCCGACGGCGACCTGCCGGCGGCGACCCTCGGCGACAGCGACGCGCTGCAGATCGCCGAGCCCGTGATGGCGATCGGCAACCCCTTCGGGCTCTCGCACACCGTCACCGTCGGGGTGGTCAGCGCCAAGGACCGCACGATCGGCGCGGGCCCCTACGACGCCTTCATCCAGACGGACGCCTCGATCAACCCCGGCAACAGCGGCGGCCCGCTCTTCAACGCGCGGGGCGAGGTGGTCGGCATCAACAGCGCGATCATCGCCTCGGGCCAGGGGATCGGGTTCGCGATCCCGATCAACATCGCCAGGAACATCATGGCGCAGCTGCGCGAGAAGGGCTCGGTCACGCGCGGCTGGCTGGGCGTGCAGGTGCAGGCGCTGACCCCGGAGCTGCGCGAGTCGCTCAAGCTCGGCGCCGACGGCGGGGCGCTCGTCGCCGGCGTCATCAAGGGCGACCCGGCCGACAAGGCGGGGCTCAAGGCGGGTGATGTGATCGTGGAGTTCGACGGCCGCACGGTGCGCTCGGACCGCGACCTGGTGGCGATCGTCGGGAACACGGCGGTCGGGAAGACCGTCTCGGTCAAGGCGCTGCGCGACGGCGCGTCGAAGTCGCTCGAGATCAGGATCGCCAAGCGCTCGGACGAGAAGGACGAGTCCGCGGGAACCGAGGACGAGGGCTCCGGCGAGAAAGAGAGCGGCAAGGCGCGGCTCGGGGTGCGTGTCCAGGACGTGACGAAGGACCTCGCCGAGAAGCTCGGCCTCGAGGACGCCCGCGGGGCGCTCATCAGCGAGGTCGCGCCCGGCGGGCCGGCCGACCGCGCCGGCATCGAGCGCGGCAACGTCATCGTCGAGGTCAACCGCGAGCCGGTCGAGGACGCCGCGCAGTTCGCCAAGCTCGTGCGCGCCGCCGAGCCCGGGAAGAGCCTGCTGCTGCTCGTGCGCAGCGGCGCCGGGACGCGGTTCGTGGCGGTCAGGCCCGAGGCGGCGAAGTAG
- a CDS encoding trypsin-like peptidase domain-containing protein produces MSARGVLPPLLVAALVAAAAPAAALTDDELRRDAVVRAVEKARPTVVNVNTEEEVSASPFGAGGDPLFDRFFRDFFESAPRRKVTSRSLGSGVVVDARGYILTNEHVIARASRVSVTFADERTFPAKIVGTDPDHDLAVIKVDAKQPLAAVEMGDSDRLLVGERVIAIGNPFGLSHTVTTGVVSATRRSIRTGGGRLYYDFIQTDAAINPGNSGGPLLDITGRMIGVNTAVYSEGMGIGFAIPVSVARRAVDDLVRYGQVQSVWIGVAVGEAVDDEPQAGERPHGGLPVARLAAGGPAERAGVREGDLVIAVGDAQVRSAGEFHYQVGRRAAGETIRLGLRRDKKQLELAVRAEQFTPQVAAAVSWEWFGLAVKESRAGLAVAKVRTGGVAAEIGLEPGDLILQVAGEEARTEEEYAHGVVLAFQRGGFPMLVQRGRRGYYITLPIAPGNGL; encoded by the coding sequence GTGAGCGCACGCGGCGTCCTCCCGCCCCTGCTCGTTGCCGCGCTCGTCGCGGCCGCGGCGCCCGCCGCCGCGCTGACGGACGACGAGCTGCGGCGCGACGCGGTCGTGCGGGCCGTCGAGAAGGCGCGCCCGACCGTCGTCAACGTCAACACGGAGGAGGAGGTCTCGGCCTCCCCCTTCGGGGCCGGCGGCGACCCGCTGTTCGACCGCTTCTTCCGGGACTTCTTCGAGTCCGCGCCGCGGCGCAAGGTCACCTCACGCAGCCTCGGCTCCGGCGTGGTCGTCGACGCGCGCGGCTACATCCTCACCAACGAGCACGTCATCGCCCGCGCCTCGCGCGTGAGCGTCACCTTCGCGGACGAGCGCACGTTCCCCGCGAAGATCGTCGGGACCGACCCGGACCACGACCTGGCGGTGATCAAGGTGGACGCGAAGCAGCCGCTGGCGGCCGTCGAGATGGGGGACTCCGACCGGCTGCTGGTCGGCGAGCGGGTCATCGCGATCGGCAACCCCTTCGGGCTCTCCCACACCGTCACGACCGGCGTGGTCAGCGCCACGCGCCGCTCGATCCGCACCGGCGGCGGGCGGCTGTACTACGACTTCATCCAGACCGACGCGGCGATCAACCCCGGCAACAGCGGCGGGCCGCTCCTGGACATCACCGGCAGGATGATCGGGGTCAACACCGCCGTCTACAGCGAGGGGATGGGCATCGGCTTCGCGATCCCGGTCTCGGTGGCGCGCCGCGCGGTCGACGACCTCGTGCGCTACGGGCAGGTGCAGTCGGTCTGGATCGGGGTCGCCGTCGGCGAGGCGGTGGACGACGAGCCGCAGGCGGGGGAGCGCCCCCACGGCGGGCTGCCGGTCGCGCGCCTCGCGGCCGGGGGGCCGGCGGAGCGCGCGGGTGTCCGCGAGGGCGACCTCGTGATCGCGGTCGGGGACGCCCAGGTGCGCTCGGCGGGCGAGTTCCACTACCAGGTGGGCCGCCGGGCCGCGGGCGAGACGATCAGGCTGGGCCTGCGGCGCGACAAGAAGCAGCTCGAGCTGGCCGTCCGCGCCGAGCAGTTCACGCCCCAGGTCGCCGCCGCGGTCAGCTGGGAGTGGTTCGGGCTGGCGGTGAAGGAGTCGCGGGCCGGGCTGGCCGTCGCGAAGGTGCGGACGGGGGGCGTCGCCGCGGAGATCGGGCTCGAGCCGGGGGACCTCATCCTCCAGGTCGCCGGCGAGGAGGCGCGGACGGAGGAGGAGTACGCGCACGGCGTGGTCCTCGCCTTTCAGCGGGGGGGCTTCCCGATGCTGGTCCAGCGGGGGCGGCGGGGATACTACATCACCCTCCCCATAGCGCCGGGCAACGGTCTATGA
- the dnaK gene encoding molecular chaperone DnaK, which translates to MSKIIGIDLGTTNSVVAVMEGGEPAVIINQEGNRTTPSVVAFTKDGERLVGQVAKRQAVTNPQNTVYSIKRFMGRRYDEVNEEMKMVPYKVVRAANGDARVDIMGKQYSPPEISAQVLMKLKQAAEAHLGEKVTRAVITVPAYFNDAQRQATKEAGKIAGLEVERIINEPTAAALAYGLDKKKNETIAVYDFGGGTFDISILEVGDNVVEVKSTNGDTHLGGDNIDQAVINWLVEEFKKDQGIDLSRDQMVMQRLKEAGEKAKIELSSAMETEINLPFITADASGPKHMNIKLTRSKLEQMVEPIIQRSVAPCQQALRDAKLTAEQIDEVVLVGGQIRMPRIQALVKELFKKEPHRGVNPDEVVAVGAAIQGGVLTGDVKDVLLLDVTPLSLGIETLGGVMTKLIERNTTIPTRKSEIFSTAADSQTSVEIHVLQGEREMARDNRTLGKFHLVGIPPAPRGVPQIEVGFDIDANGIVSVTAKDLATGKEQQITITASSGLSKDEVEKMVKQAEAHAEEDRRKKEEIEARNHLDTLIYSTEKTLRENREKVGEAEAAKVEEAVKRAKEELESGDTARIKAAMETLQKETHHLAELMYQAAKSAQGGGAAGGGQQAGGAKPKDADVVDAEFEEK; encoded by the coding sequence ATGAGCAAGATTATCGGTATCGACCTCGGTACGACGAACTCGGTCGTCGCCGTCATGGAGGGCGGCGAGCCGGCCGTCATCATCAACCAGGAAGGCAACCGGACCACGCCGTCGGTCGTCGCCTTCACGAAGGACGGCGAGCGCCTCGTCGGACAGGTGGCCAAGCGCCAGGCGGTCACCAACCCCCAGAACACGGTCTACTCGATCAAGCGTTTCATGGGGCGGCGCTACGACGAGGTGAACGAAGAGATGAAGATGGTCCCCTACAAGGTCGTCCGCGCGGCCAACGGGGACGCCCGCGTCGACATCATGGGCAAGCAGTACTCGCCGCCCGAGATCTCGGCGCAGGTGCTGATGAAGCTCAAGCAGGCCGCCGAGGCCCACCTCGGCGAAAAGGTCACGCGCGCGGTCATCACGGTGCCGGCCTACTTCAACGACGCGCAGCGCCAGGCCACCAAGGAGGCGGGCAAGATCGCCGGCCTGGAGGTCGAGCGCATCATCAACGAGCCGACCGCGGCGGCGCTCGCCTACGGCCTCGACAAGAAGAAGAACGAGACGATCGCCGTCTACGACTTCGGCGGCGGCACCTTCGACATCTCGATCCTGGAGGTCGGCGACAACGTCGTCGAGGTCAAGAGCACCAACGGCGACACCCACCTCGGCGGCGACAACATCGACCAGGCGGTCATCAACTGGCTCGTGGAGGAGTTCAAGAAGGACCAGGGGATCGACCTCTCCCGCGACCAGATGGTGATGCAGCGGCTCAAGGAGGCCGGCGAGAAGGCGAAGATCGAGCTCTCCTCGGCGATGGAGACCGAGATCAACCTGCCGTTCATCACCGCCGACGCCTCGGGCCCCAAGCACATGAACATCAAGCTCACGCGCTCGAAGCTCGAGCAGATGGTCGAGCCGATCATCCAGCGCTCGGTGGCACCCTGCCAGCAGGCGCTGCGCGACGCCAAGCTCACCGCCGAGCAGATCGACGAGGTCGTGCTCGTCGGCGGGCAGATCCGCATGCCGCGCATCCAGGCGCTGGTCAAGGAGCTCTTCAAGAAGGAGCCCCACCGCGGCGTGAACCCCGACGAGGTGGTCGCGGTCGGCGCGGCGATCCAGGGCGGCGTGCTCACCGGCGACGTCAAGGACGTCCTGCTGCTCGATGTCACGCCGCTGTCGCTCGGCATCGAGACCCTCGGCGGCGTGATGACGAAGCTCATCGAGCGCAACACGACGATCCCGACGCGCAAGAGCGAGATCTTCTCGACGGCGGCCGACAGCCAGACGTCGGTCGAGATCCACGTGCTCCAGGGCGAGCGCGAGATGGCGCGCGACAACCGCACGCTCGGCAAGTTCCACCTCGTGGGCATCCCGCCGGCGCCGCGCGGCGTGCCGCAGATCGAGGTCGGCTTCGACATCGACGCCAACGGCATCGTCAGCGTCACGGCGAAGGACCTGGCCACCGGCAAGGAGCAGCAGATCACGATCACCGCCTCCTCCGGCCTCTCGAAGGACGAGGTCGAGAAGATGGTCAAGCAGGCCGAGGCGCACGCCGAGGAGGACCGCAGGAAGAAGGAGGAGATCGAGGCGCGCAACCACCTCGACACGCTGATCTACTCGACCGAGAAGACCCTGCGGGAGAACCGCGAGAAGGTCGGCGAGGCCGAGGCGGCGAAGGTCGAGGAGGCGGTCAAGCGCGCGAAGGAGGAGCTCGAGAGCGGCGACACCGCCCGCATCAAGGCCGCGATGGAGACGCTCCAGAAGGAGACGCACCACCTCGCCGAGCTGATGTACCAGGCGGCGAAGTCCGCGCAGGGCGGCGGGGCGGCCGGCGGCGGCCAGCAGGCCGGGGGCGCGAAGCCCAAGGACGCGGACGTCGTCGACGCGGAGTTCGAGGAGAAATAG
- a CDS encoding CDP-alcohol phosphatidyltransferase family protein yields MISRKYKTAFGEFVQPLNLALLRLRVSADHLTLAGIVFGALAAIAFAQGRLPLGGLFLVLAGAADMLDGSLARASGSASRFGSFIDSVSDRATDVLILGGLAWHFRTTTELAVTLVAIGGSFLVSYTKARAEGLGIACDVGLMERPERMILLIAGALSGLIRTAVWALAVLSLITAAQRVWHVRKELNGRR; encoded by the coding sequence ATGATCAGCCGCAAATACAAGACCGCGTTCGGGGAGTTCGTCCAGCCGCTGAACCTCGCGCTGCTGCGCCTGCGGGTCAGCGCCGACCACCTCACGCTCGCGGGGATCGTCTTCGGGGCGCTGGCCGCGATCGCCTTCGCCCAGGGGCGCCTGCCGCTCGGGGGCCTCTTCCTCGTGTTGGCCGGCGCCGCAGACATGCTCGATGGCTCGCTCGCCCGCGCCTCCGGCTCCGCTTCCCGGTTCGGATCGTTCATCGACTCCGTGTCCGACCGCGCCACGGACGTTCTCATCCTCGGGGGGCTGGCCTGGCACTTCCGCACGACGACGGAGCTGGCCGTCACGCTCGTGGCCATCGGGGGGTCCTTCCTCGTGAGCTACACGAAGGCGCGCGCCGAGGGGCTCGGCATCGCGTGCGACGTCGGCCTCATGGAGCGCCCGGAGCGGATGATCCTGCTGATCGCCGGCGCGCTCTCCGGCCTGATCCGCACCGCCGTCTGGGCGCTCGCCGTCCTCTCGCTCATCACCGCCGCCCAGCGCGTCTGGCACGTCCGGAAGGAACTGAACGGGAGGCGCTAG
- a CDS encoding B12-binding domain-containing radical SAM protein: MKALLVYPEFPDTFWSFSYALAFIHRKASSPPLGLLTMASLLPEAWEKRLVDMNVERLKDDDLRWADLVFVSAMAVQKASVKGVIARCRAAGVRIVAGGPLFTTEHESFADVDHLVLGEAEVTLPRFLEDLSGGVAGHCYATDQWADVRRTPLPLWRLIRTKHYASINIQYSRGCPFNCEFCDITLLCGHRPRTKDRDQVIRELESVFASGFRGQVFFVDDNFIGNKKKLKEEILPAIAEWMKARRHPFLFNTQASIELSDHQDLMDMMVEAGFNIVFIGIETPHEQSLAECGKLQNKNRDLLASVRRIQRSGLEVQGGFIVGFDSDPPTIFDSQVRFIQASGVATAMVGLLTALPRTQLYERLKRERRLLQETSGNNTDFSINFLPRMDYDRLISGYKMVLGTLYSPGHYYERVRTFLREYTPPRRRAFRFRADYAGAFFRSIVVLGIVGKERFHYWRLLLWTAASRPRLLTQAVTLAIYGFHFRKVFEKQLLNQHN, from the coding sequence GTGAAGGCGCTCCTGGTGTACCCCGAGTTCCCGGACACCTTCTGGAGCTTCAGCTATGCCCTGGCCTTCATTCACCGGAAGGCCAGCAGCCCGCCGCTTGGCCTGTTGACGATGGCGTCGCTGCTGCCCGAAGCGTGGGAGAAGCGGCTGGTCGACATGAATGTGGAGCGCCTGAAGGACGACGATTTGCGGTGGGCCGACCTCGTCTTCGTGAGCGCGATGGCCGTCCAGAAGGCGTCGGTGAAGGGAGTGATCGCGCGGTGCCGGGCCGCGGGCGTCAGGATCGTCGCCGGCGGCCCGCTGTTCACGACCGAGCACGAGTCGTTCGCGGACGTGGACCATCTGGTGCTGGGCGAGGCTGAGGTCACGCTGCCCCGCTTCCTCGAGGACTTGAGCGGCGGCGTTGCCGGTCACTGCTACGCGACCGATCAGTGGGCGGACGTGCGCCGGACACCCCTGCCGCTCTGGCGGCTGATCAGGACGAAGCACTATGCCTCGATCAACATCCAGTATTCCCGGGGCTGCCCCTTCAACTGCGAATTCTGCGACATCACCCTGCTCTGCGGCCACCGGCCCCGCACGAAGGACAGGGACCAGGTCATCCGGGAGCTCGAGAGCGTGTTCGCGTCCGGATTCAGGGGACAGGTCTTCTTCGTCGACGACAATTTCATCGGGAACAAGAAGAAGCTGAAGGAGGAGATCCTCCCGGCCATCGCCGAGTGGATGAAAGCGAGAAGGCATCCCTTCCTCTTCAACACCCAGGCCTCGATAGAGCTCTCCGATCACCAGGACCTCATGGACATGATGGTCGAGGCGGGATTCAACATCGTGTTCATCGGCATCGAGACCCCGCACGAGCAGAGCCTCGCGGAATGCGGCAAGCTCCAGAACAAGAACCGGGACCTCCTCGCCAGCGTCAGGAGGATCCAGCGGTCCGGCCTCGAGGTGCAGGGCGGTTTCATCGTCGGTTTCGACAGCGACCCTCCCACGATCTTCGATTCCCAGGTCAGGTTCATCCAGGCCAGCGGGGTCGCGACGGCCATGGTCGGGCTGCTCACCGCGCTCCCGCGCACCCAGCTCTACGAGCGGCTCAAGAGGGAACGGCGGCTGCTGCAGGAGACGTCGGGGAACAACACCGATTTCTCCATCAATTTTCTCCCCCGCATGGACTACGACCGCCTGATCAGCGGCTACAAGATGGTCCTCGGCACGCTGTACTCGCCGGGGCACTACTACGAAAGGGTCAGGACGTTCCTCAGGGAGTACACCCCGCCGCGACGACGGGCCTTTCGCTTCCGGGCGGACTACGCCGGCGCGTTCTTCAGGTCGATTGTCGTGCTGGGGATCGTGGGGAAGGAGCGCTTCCACTACTGGAGGCTGCTGCTCTGGACGGCGGCCAGCCGCCCCCGCCTCCTCACCCAGGCCGTGACCCTGGCGATCTACGGGTTTCACTTCCGGAAGGTCTTCGAGAAACAACTCTTGAACCAGCACAATTGA
- a CDS encoding ATP-binding protein, with protein sequence MKRGATRLEVSIGAVLVAWTAIAAGSWLWNCAQVRGNTLEEARIQARVVYEKDIIYRHWNTMHGGVYVAVTPENQPNLFLGDNPDRDVTTTTGKRLTLMNPSFMTRQANEVARETMGVRGHITSLNPIRPANAPDPWERKALQSFDRGAKEAHSVELLDGVEYMRFMQPMLTEPECLQCHGRQGYRVGQIRGGISVAIPMAPLRAIERRDIVRLGMAHGLLWLVGMLVTLLGGRNLVLSERRRRRAAEQVERYAEELQEANGLKELFIDIMRHDFLNPATAVQSSSMYLQEGASDPRTKKLASHITRANAKLIEMIQDASILSRLSEADGLECAPRDLNRLIREALQDVASPLAIDYPPAGEYPVSANPILGNVFVNLLTNAGKYAPGGGRVEIGIRDAGTDWVATVKDFGPGITDENKPKVFTRFERLKKEGVQGTGLGLAIAKRIVDLHQGRIWVEDNPAGGAVFCVGLPKAAAAAAGTAEPTHPAAAGAGASSSCSR encoded by the coding sequence TTGAAGCGGGGCGCCACCAGGCTCGAGGTCTCCATCGGCGCCGTCCTGGTGGCATGGACCGCCATCGCCGCCGGGTCGTGGCTCTGGAATTGCGCTCAGGTGCGGGGGAACACCCTCGAGGAAGCCCGCATCCAGGCCCGTGTGGTCTATGAAAAGGACATCATCTACCGGCACTGGAACACCATGCACGGCGGAGTCTACGTGGCGGTGACCCCCGAGAACCAGCCGAACCTCTTCCTCGGGGACAACCCCGACCGCGACGTGACCACCACCACCGGAAAGCGGCTCACGCTGATGAACCCCTCCTTCATGACGCGCCAGGCCAACGAGGTGGCCCGTGAGACCATGGGGGTCCGCGGGCACATCACCAGCCTGAACCCCATCCGTCCGGCCAACGCCCCCGACCCCTGGGAGCGGAAGGCGCTGCAGTCGTTCGACAGGGGCGCCAAGGAAGCCCATTCGGTGGAACTGCTCGACGGCGTTGAGTACATGCGGTTCATGCAGCCGATGCTCACCGAGCCGGAGTGCCTCCAATGCCACGGCAGGCAGGGGTATCGCGTCGGGCAGATCCGCGGCGGCATCAGCGTGGCTATCCCTATGGCGCCGTTGCGGGCCATCGAGCGCCGGGACATCGTGCGGCTCGGCATGGCCCACGGGCTCCTGTGGCTGGTGGGCATGCTGGTAACCCTCCTGGGCGGTCGCAACCTGGTGCTCAGCGAGCGCCGGCGGCGCCGGGCAGCGGAGCAGGTCGAGCGGTACGCCGAGGAGCTCCAGGAGGCCAACGGACTCAAGGAGCTGTTCATCGACATCATGCGCCACGACTTCCTGAATCCGGCGACGGCCGTCCAGAGCTCCAGCATGTATCTCCAGGAAGGGGCCAGCGATCCCAGGACGAAGAAGCTGGCGTCGCACATCACCCGGGCCAACGCCAAGCTGATCGAGATGATCCAGGATGCCTCGATTCTCTCGCGGCTCTCGGAGGCGGACGGCCTGGAGTGCGCCCCGCGGGACCTGAACCGCCTGATTCGCGAGGCGCTCCAGGATGTCGCAAGCCCGCTCGCGATCGACTACCCTCCGGCCGGCGAGTACCCGGTCAGCGCCAACCCGATACTCGGCAACGTCTTCGTCAACCTGCTGACCAATGCCGGCAAGTACGCCCCCGGAGGCGGCCGCGTCGAGATCGGCATCCGGGACGCAGGGACCGATTGGGTGGCCACGGTGAAGGACTTCGGCCCCGGCATCACGGACGAGAACAAGCCGAAGGTCTTCACCCGCTTCGAGCGCCTCAAGAAGGAGGGCGTGCAGGGGACGGGCCTCGGGTTGGCCATCGCCAAGCGCATCGTGGATCTGCACCAGGGCCGGATCTGGGTCGAGGACAACCCGGCGGGCGGCGCCGTCTTCTGCGTCGGTCTCCCCAAGGCCGCCGCAGCGGCTGCCGGGACTGCGGAACCGACGCACCCCGCCGCCGCGGGGGCCGGCGCTAGCTCTTCCTGTTCCCGGTGA